A genome region from Thalassotalea euphylliae includes the following:
- a CDS encoding DUF6702 family protein, with the protein MTTQPTKSFGRQIVLWLTATLMIGVAASAAAHKYFFAITDINHNQSANSFEIIHQLTAHDIENTIAEQRNIHFSPELPEYEAFIQEYVENHFHLQMNDAQIKTNWVGLEIVRDKIVIYQEASANQFFAPLVVKNQLLVDTYPKQINTVNFISGKAKFSLTFNNSQRIATINNNN; encoded by the coding sequence ATGACAACACAGCCAACTAAATCGTTTGGTCGTCAAATTGTCTTGTGGTTAACCGCCACTTTGATGATAGGAGTTGCAGCTTCGGCTGCAGCTCACAAATACTTTTTCGCTATCACTGATATTAATCATAATCAAAGCGCAAACAGTTTTGAGATTATTCATCAGCTAACCGCACACGACATTGAAAACACGATTGCCGAACAGCGCAATATCCACTTCAGCCCTGAGCTTCCTGAATACGAAGCTTTCATTCAAGAATACGTTGAAAACCACTTTCATCTACAGATGAACGATGCGCAAATTAAAACAAACTGGGTTGGTTTAGAAATAGTTCGCGATAAAATCGTCATTTATCAAGAAGCAAGTGCCAATCAATTTTTTGCGCCTTTGGTGGTAAAAAATCAACTACTCGTTGATACTTATCCCAAGCAAATCAATACAGTGAACTTTATTAGTGGCAAAGCAAAATTCAGCCTGACATTCAATAATTCACAGCGTATTGCTACAATTAACAACAATAACTAG
- a CDS encoding chemotaxis protein CheX has protein sequence MNVEFINPFLSSMLNVMSTMAMMELTPEKPKLKQGEVAKGDVSGLIGMVSDQAKGSLSITFEASLAIATMKNMVGEGPDVVNEEITDLVGEITNMVTGGAKRMLSEKGFEFDMATPMVVSGKDHTINHKAEGPIVIIPLTSAHGKAFIEFSFD, from the coding sequence ATGAATGTAGAGTTTATAAATCCTTTCTTATCTTCGATGTTAAACGTAATGTCTACGATGGCAATGATGGAGCTAACACCGGAAAAGCCTAAGCTAAAGCAAGGCGAAGTCGCTAAAGGTGACGTTTCGGGTTTAATTGGCATGGTGAGTGACCAAGCTAAAGGCTCACTATCGATAACCTTTGAAGCATCATTAGCCATTGCGACGATGAAAAATATGGTTGGTGAAGGCCCTGATGTAGTTAATGAAGAAATTACTGATTTAGTCGGTGAAATCACTAACATGGTCACTGGCGGCGCTAAGCGTATGCTAAGCGAAAAAGGTTTTGAGTTTGATATGGCCACACCTATGGTTGTATCAGGTAAAGACCACACCATCAACCACAAAGCAGAAGGCCCAATTGTTATTATTCCGTTGACCTCTGCACACGGTAAAGCGTTTATCGAATTTAGCTTTGACTAA
- the soxR gene encoding redox-sensitive transcriptional activator SoxR: MLEEANWTVGRVAKRCGVKVSTLHYYERQGLIRSWRNDGNQRRYKADVLRRISVIKAAQRMGISLADIKAAFASLPNNRTPTKEDWNKLAASWQAQLNARIHYLETLRDSLSGCIGCGCLSLNSCPIYNPEDTLASEGEGAVILERDAALK; this comes from the coding sequence ATGCTAGAAGAAGCGAACTGGACGGTTGGCAGAGTCGCTAAACGTTGCGGTGTGAAGGTGTCGACACTCCATTATTACGAGCGCCAGGGGCTGATCAGAAGTTGGCGAAATGATGGTAACCAGCGTCGATATAAGGCGGATGTACTAAGGCGAATCTCTGTTATCAAAGCGGCGCAAAGAATGGGCATCTCGTTGGCTGATATCAAAGCAGCGTTTGCCAGTTTGCCAAATAATCGCACGCCAACCAAAGAAGACTGGAACAAGCTAGCTGCTAGCTGGCAAGCACAGCTTAACGCACGTATTCATTATTTAGAAACGCTGCGGGATTCGCTCTCAGGTTGCATAGGCTGCGGATGTTTATCATTGAATTCCTGCCCAATTTACAACCCAGAAGATACGTTAGCCAGCGAAGGTGAAGGAGCTGTTATTTTAGAGCGTGATGCGGCTCTAAAATAA
- a CDS encoding VOC family protein, translated as MQLEHVNLVVKNIPASLKFYQAAFPHWRVRSEGSGEWYGKARNWLHFGDDYQYLSFSDHGEGELRDNTGHLVGLAHFGYQVKNLDAVIERLTAAGFAVDKVGASNPFRKNVYFIDPTGYEVEFIEYLSDIPIERNNNLS; from the coding sequence ATGCAGTTAGAACATGTCAATTTAGTCGTCAAAAACATTCCAGCCAGCCTGAAGTTCTATCAAGCTGCTTTCCCTCACTGGCGTGTTCGCAGCGAAGGTAGCGGCGAATGGTATGGTAAAGCGCGAAACTGGTTGCATTTTGGCGACGATTATCAATATTTGTCGTTTAGTGATCACGGTGAAGGAGAGCTTAGAGATAATACAGGTCATCTGGTTGGTCTCGCTCATTTCGGCTATCAAGTAAAAAATCTAGACGCTGTTATCGAGCGACTTACCGCCGCAGGCTTTGCCGTTGATAAAGTTGGCGCATCAAATCCCTTTCGCAAAAACGTGTACTTTATCGATCCGACAGGCTACGAGGTGGAGTTTATAGAATATCTCTCGGATATCCCTATCGAACGCAATAACAACCTGAGCTAA
- a CDS encoding LysR substrate-binding domain-containing protein, producing the protein MIELKHLRTIRAIDQQGSLTKAAEQLATSQSALSHQLKELEHKLATKLVTRDKRKLDLTTQGKSIKSLADEVLPKIDALVATLTERPRAQSLSLGFACHACFQWLMPICRNLQQDYPSLSWDIRDDVFEQECDLDILFTDEASTDNQVIEIKLGQFEQVAVVSELNPLSSKELLVAEDFANQVLLTYPVEISRLDIFNQLLTPANVVPAKTRKVANSHSILQMIHGNIGVAVLPDWLVNAYQYQTGIRTIPLAPAITKSLYIRLKSDIAELSSVNQLVIASRDRFATLMQPFQ; encoded by the coding sequence ATGATAGAGCTTAAGCATTTGCGCACCATCCGCGCAATTGATCAGCAAGGCAGCTTAACCAAAGCTGCAGAGCAGTTGGCGACAAGCCAATCGGCATTGTCGCACCAACTCAAAGAGCTAGAACACAAGCTAGCAACTAAATTAGTCACACGTGATAAACGTAAGCTCGACTTAACCACGCAAGGCAAATCAATTAAGTCACTAGCTGATGAAGTCTTACCAAAAATCGATGCCCTTGTTGCAACCCTAACTGAAAGGCCGCGAGCGCAGAGCTTATCATTAGGTTTTGCTTGCCATGCTTGCTTTCAATGGTTGATGCCCATTTGTCGGAATTTACAACAAGATTATCCGAGCCTAAGCTGGGATATACGGGATGATGTCTTCGAACAAGAGTGTGATTTAGATATTTTGTTTACCGACGAAGCCAGCACCGACAATCAAGTGATAGAAATTAAATTGGGGCAATTTGAGCAAGTGGCTGTAGTTAGTGAGCTTAATCCTTTGTCCTCAAAAGAGCTGCTAGTTGCCGAAGACTTTGCCAATCAAGTGCTGCTCACTTACCCAGTGGAGATTAGCCGTCTTGACATCTTTAACCAATTGCTGACACCTGCCAATGTTGTACCCGCCAAAACAAGGAAGGTGGCGAATTCTCACTCGATATTACAAATGATCCACGGCAATATTGGTGTTGCAGTTCTTCCTGATTGGTTAGTCAATGCCTACCAATACCAAACAGGCATACGAACAATACCTTTAGCGCCCGCAATTACAAAATCACTGTATATCCGCTTAAAGTCGGATATTGCTGAACTAAGCAGCGTAAATCAACTAGTGATTGCATCACGCGATAGATTCGCTACGCTTATGCAACCATTTCAATAA
- a CDS encoding secondary thiamine-phosphate synthase enzyme YjbQ: protein MWQQVEFSLSAKARGFHLVTNEVERQLPALGGIQCGLLHLFVKHTSASLTINENADPTVRSDMEAHFNQFVPENARYYQHNYEGADDMPAHIKASTLGTSVSIPISNGRLNLGTWQGIYLGEHRDYGGSRTLVATIQGE, encoded by the coding sequence ATGTGGCAACAAGTTGAATTTTCTCTGTCTGCGAAAGCACGTGGCTTTCACTTAGTCACAAACGAGGTGGAACGACAATTACCAGCACTAGGTGGTATTCAGTGTGGCTTATTGCACTTATTCGTTAAGCATACGTCAGCTTCACTGACTATTAACGAAAATGCCGACCCAACCGTGCGCTCTGATATGGAAGCGCACTTTAATCAATTTGTGCCTGAAAATGCCCGCTATTATCAGCATAACTATGAGGGTGCTGACGATATGCCAGCTCATATTAAAGCCAGCACACTAGGTACCAGCGTTAGTATTCCGATCAGTAACGGGCGATTAAACTTAGGCACTTGGCAAGGTATTTATTTAGGTGAGCATCGAGATTATGGTGGCAGTCGGACACTCGTGGCGACTATCCAAGGTGAATGA
- the alr gene encoding alanine racemase translates to MSVRTATAAIDLQALAHNVTQIKKLAPHSQILAVLKANAYGHGLERIAEALAEQAVGAFGVARLDEALALRACGVVKPIVLMEGFFSPQELPVLDVNNLHTVIHNQEQLDALLAADLQTPVKVWLKVDTGMHRLGVEPEQFHDFYQALKKSPNVQDDIVLMSHLSCADDVESKHTPTQLSLFNSLTDVLAGQKTLANSAAICAWPDTHFDWVRPGLMLYGVSPMQDKVAAELNIQPVMTLKSSLIAKRFIKKGESVGYGAAWTAEKDTYIGVIAIGYGDGYPRHAPNGTPVLLNGRRVPLVGRVSMDMINVDLGGAAEGECADNIGDIATLWGAGLGIEEIAQWATTIPYELLCNITRRVNMTVSS, encoded by the coding sequence ATGTCGGTTCGCACTGCAACGGCTGCAATTGATTTGCAGGCGCTCGCCCATAATGTCACCCAAATCAAAAAACTTGCCCCTCACTCGCAAATTTTGGCAGTGCTTAAAGCCAATGCTTATGGCCATGGCTTAGAGCGTATTGCCGAAGCACTGGCCGAGCAGGCAGTAGGAGCATTCGGTGTTGCGCGTTTAGATGAAGCGCTGGCGCTTAGAGCCTGTGGCGTGGTTAAGCCGATAGTCTTGATGGAAGGCTTTTTTAGCCCGCAAGAGCTACCTGTACTGGATGTGAATAACCTTCATACGGTGATTCATAACCAAGAGCAATTAGATGCTTTGTTGGCGGCTGATTTGCAAACGCCAGTAAAAGTGTGGTTAAAAGTTGATACGGGCATGCACCGCCTTGGTGTGGAACCTGAGCAGTTTCACGACTTTTATCAGGCGTTAAAAAAATCGCCTAACGTGCAAGATGATATTGTGCTGATGAGCCATTTAAGCTGTGCGGATGATGTTGAAAGTAAGCATACGCCAACACAGCTTAGTTTGTTTAATTCGTTAACTGATGTATTAGCAGGGCAAAAAACACTGGCAAATTCCGCCGCCATTTGTGCTTGGCCTGATACCCACTTTGACTGGGTCAGACCGGGCTTAATGCTTTACGGCGTGAGCCCTATGCAGGATAAAGTTGCAGCCGAGCTTAATATTCAGCCGGTAATGACGTTAAAGTCTAGCCTAATCGCTAAACGCTTTATTAAAAAAGGCGAGTCGGTTGGTTATGGCGCAGCATGGACCGCAGAAAAAGACACTTATATCGGTGTGATTGCCATAGGCTATGGTGATGGTTATCCCCGCCATGCGCCCAACGGTACACCGGTATTGCTTAATGGCCGACGCGTGCCGTTAGTGGGTCGCGTCTCAATGGATATGATCAATGTCGATTTAGGCGGCGCAGCTGAGGGCGAATGTGCTGATAACATCGGCGATATTGCCACTTTGTGGGGCGCAGGCTTAGGCATTGAAGAAATCGCTCAATGGGCAACTACCATTCCTTACGAGCTACTGTGTAATATCACTCGCCGAGTGAACATGACGGTATCCTCCTAG
- the dnaB gene encoding replicative DNA helicase produces MAEAKTSQFPKGGAQGSKAKRDQQVEDLKMPPHSLEAEQSVLGGLLLDNETFDRVGEHVVAQDFYSRGHRLIFETISVLVERGEPADLVTVTESLENDQKLDDAGGFVYIAEMIRNTPSAANITAYADIVRERAVTRELISVAHEISEAGFDTQGRDSAELLDFAETKVFAIAEARANKNEGPEALHPILEKTVDKIEKASGLGNDGVTGVSTGFADLDKMTAGLQASDLIIVAARPSMGKTTFAMNLAEHAAMHEDKPALIFSLEMPSEQIMMRMLASLGRIDQTKIRTGQLDDEDWARLSTTMGTMIESGKMYIDDQAGLTPTEVRSRARRIARDHGGLSMIMIDYLQLMRAPQFADNRTLEIAEISRSLKALAKELEIPVVALSQLNRSLEQRSDKRPVNSDLRESGSIEQDADLIMFIYRDEVYHDDSEFKGMAEIIIGKQRNGPIGRVPLTFNGQWSRFDNYAGPHVLEED; encoded by the coding sequence ATGGCCGAAGCCAAGACAAGTCAATTTCCCAAAGGTGGTGCGCAGGGCTCAAAAGCTAAGCGTGATCAACAGGTTGAAGACCTGAAAATGCCGCCACACTCACTCGAGGCTGAGCAATCAGTGCTGGGTGGCTTGTTATTGGATAATGAAACTTTCGACCGTGTCGGTGAGCACGTAGTAGCACAAGACTTTTACAGTCGTGGTCATCGCCTGATATTTGAAACCATCAGTGTCTTAGTAGAGCGCGGTGAACCAGCTGATTTGGTGACTGTAACTGAATCGCTGGAAAACGATCAAAAGCTGGATGATGCTGGTGGCTTTGTTTATATCGCGGAAATGATCCGCAACACGCCAAGTGCAGCCAACATCACCGCTTATGCCGATATTGTGCGTGAACGCGCGGTGACGCGCGAGCTTATTAGCGTTGCCCATGAAATCTCTGAAGCTGGCTTTGATACTCAAGGCCGCGACAGTGCCGAGCTACTCGATTTTGCCGAAACTAAAGTTTTTGCCATTGCTGAAGCGCGCGCTAACAAAAATGAAGGCCCAGAAGCGCTGCATCCAATCTTAGAAAAAACCGTTGATAAAATCGAAAAGGCTAGTGGCCTAGGTAACGACGGTGTGACTGGGGTTTCAACTGGCTTTGCTGATCTGGATAAAATGACGGCGGGTTTACAGGCGTCTGATTTAATTATTGTGGCTGCCCGTCCATCGATGGGTAAAACGACCTTCGCCATGAACTTGGCTGAGCATGCGGCTATGCATGAAGACAAGCCAGCCTTGATTTTTAGTCTTGAGATGCCGTCCGAGCAAATCATGATGAGGATGCTAGCCTCACTAGGCCGCATTGACCAAACTAAAATACGTACTGGTCAGCTAGATGATGAAGATTGGGCGCGCTTGTCCACCACCATGGGTACTATGATCGAAAGCGGTAAAATGTATATTGACGATCAAGCAGGCTTAACACCTACGGAAGTGCGCTCACGTGCTCGCCGTATAGCCCGAGATCACGGCGGCTTAAGCATGATCATGATCGATTACCTGCAATTGATGCGCGCGCCGCAGTTTGCTGATAATCGTACCTTAGAAATTGCCGAAATCTCTCGCTCACTTAAAGCCTTGGCGAAAGAGCTAGAAATTCCGGTGGTGGCGCTATCACAGCTAAACCGTAGTTTGGAGCAACGCTCTGACAAACGCCCGGTTAACTCTGATTTACGTGAATCCGGTTCAATCGAGCAAGATGCCGACTTGATCATGTTTATCTATCGTGACGAGGTATATCACGACGATTCTGAGTTTAAAGGCATGGCGGAAATCATTATTGGTAAGCAGCGTAATGGCCCAATCGGTCGTGTGCCGCTAACCTTTAACGGTCAATGGTCACGCTTTGATAATTACGCTGGTCCACACGTACTAGAAGAAGATTAA
- a CDS encoding DUF4097 family beta strand repeat-containing protein, whose amino-acid sequence MKGTTLLSSAFSRLGLPVGLVLGIATAFNAYAGERIDETLSADGLSLVNIENMRGSVKIIGHDDDEVSVSGELGEKVDRFIFEKSGNMLRVKVVYRSTRHSNNSSGSRFTVAMPKSLSMNFEGVSSDVEVLDLDSHIEVKTVSGDIVAKELKDNIELSSVSGDIDSRDLAGKIRLSTISGKIDDRDSSGRLRLKAVSGDVETRSTAQQVSLSVVSGDIEFELGEVEELAIASVSGDASGSLTLLHHGDVKVSGVSSDIELAFENDVNADFRLHASAGGDIVNRITNDKATRAKYGPSSKLSFTAGNGTGTVRGNVVSGEIKVRSK is encoded by the coding sequence ATGAAAGGTACAACCTTATTATCATCAGCATTTTCACGTCTTGGCCTACCTGTTGGCCTAGTGCTAGGTATCGCAACTGCCTTTAACGCTTATGCTGGCGAGCGCATTGATGAAACGTTATCAGCAGATGGTCTGTCGCTGGTAAATATTGAGAATATGCGCGGCTCGGTAAAAATTATTGGTCACGATGACGACGAAGTCAGTGTCAGCGGTGAACTGGGCGAAAAAGTAGATCGCTTTATTTTCGAAAAAAGCGGCAATATGCTGCGGGTTAAAGTGGTGTATCGCTCAACGCGTCACAGCAACAATAGCAGCGGCTCTCGTTTTACCGTCGCCATGCCGAAATCGCTCAGTATGAATTTTGAAGGGGTATCGAGTGACGTTGAAGTATTAGACCTCGACAGCCATATTGAAGTGAAAACAGTTAGTGGTGATATTGTCGCTAAAGAGCTGAAAGATAATATTGAGCTAAGTTCCGTTAGTGGCGATATCGACAGCCGTGATTTGGCGGGCAAAATTCGCTTATCGACCATTAGCGGCAAAATTGATGATCGCGACTCTTCTGGTCGCTTACGCTTAAAAGCGGTGAGTGGTGATGTAGAAACACGCTCAACTGCACAGCAAGTGTCACTCAGTGTTGTCTCTGGTGATATTGAGTTTGAATTAGGGGAAGTGGAAGAACTCGCCATTGCCAGTGTCAGCGGTGATGCTAGTGGCTCATTAACATTGCTTCATCATGGTGATGTAAAAGTCTCCGGTGTAAGCTCAGATATTGAATTAGCGTTTGAAAACGACGTTAATGCTGATTTTAGGCTTCATGCCAGCGCAGGTGGCGACATTGTAAACCGTATTACCAATGATAAAGCAACGCGCGCAAAATACGGTCCAAGCTCTAAGCTTTCATTTACCGCGGGTAATGGTACAGGCACAGTACGCGGTAATGTGGTTAGCGGTGAAATTAAGGTGAGAAGTAAGTAA
- a CDS encoding RNA polymerase sigma factor, with protein sequence MDSHQVIEASKRFTQDEEAKLITLSKGGDQQAFYQLYEMHHKKVYGLCWRMLADKDSAEDVCQEVFVQVWQKIGNFQGNSKFSTWLHSVASNIVLSHLRKHKNWLQRVFSIEDQVVEEVGEEMAEISELDKHIMRLPERARLVFVLFAVEGYRHEEIGKMLNMAVGSSKAQYHRAKTLLKEWLEE encoded by the coding sequence TTGGATAGTCATCAAGTTATTGAAGCGAGCAAGCGCTTCACACAAGATGAAGAAGCAAAGCTTATCACGCTATCAAAAGGCGGCGATCAGCAGGCGTTCTATCAGCTGTATGAAATGCATCATAAAAAGGTGTACGGCTTATGCTGGCGCATGCTAGCAGATAAAGACAGTGCTGAGGACGTTTGTCAGGAAGTATTTGTGCAGGTCTGGCAAAAAATAGGCAACTTCCAAGGCAACAGCAAATTTAGTACTTGGTTGCACAGCGTGGCCTCTAACATAGTACTAAGCCACTTGCGAAAGCATAAAAACTGGTTGCAACGGGTGTTTAGTATTGAAGACCAAGTGGTTGAAGAAGTGGGTGAGGAAATGGCAGAAATATCAGAGTTAGATAAGCATATTATGCGTTTACCTGAGCGTGCCCGCCTAGTGTTTGTGTTATTTGCCGTTGAAGGCTATCGCCATGAGGAAATCGGAAAAATGTTGAATATGGCAGTCGGTAGCAGCAAAGCACAGTACCACAGAGCAAAAACCTTATTAAAAGAATGGCTGGAGGAATGA
- the rpmE gene encoding 50S ribosomal protein L31 — MKEGIHPNYVEIKANCSCGNVITTRSTVAKDLHLDVCSECHPFYTGKQKAAETGGRVDKFNKRFGMLGKK, encoded by the coding sequence ATGAAAGAAGGTATTCACCCTAATTACGTTGAGATCAAAGCAAACTGTTCTTGTGGCAACGTAATAACTACTCGTTCAACAGTAGCTAAAGATTTACACCTAGACGTATGTTCAGAATGTCATCCATTCTACACTGGTAAGCAAAAAGCTGCTGAAACTGGTGGTCGTGTTGACAAATTCAACAAGCGTTTCGGTATGCTTGGTAAGAAGTAA
- the priA gene encoding primosomal protein N': MSEKHVKDNAEQSPESHVESYAESHADNNAKLPLTNPLAKPAAATCYIDIALPVPTRQLYTYALPSALNLPAIQIGERVVVPFAGRQLVGIVLATNTSTALSADKIKTVISRVSEQYPLPPNLVTFLTTLSQYYHHAIGDIFQQALPVLLRQIEAPDLSYQTRWFVTESSEEEALSAIGAKAKKQLELYQVIRHNQTGTSWPELRTLGFVKQQLTALQNKALIEEKEIVPAPFHWHESDLNQDNRLKLSPEQAIVVSALNQSHQAFSCHLLDGITGSGKTEVYLQAMEKTLASNQQVLVIVPEIGLTPQTLSRFEHRFNVPIYLHHSALNDKERLDTWRAAYRGHAAIVIGTRSAIFTPANKLGLIIVDEEHDASLKQQDSFRYNGRDAATLRARQLNIPILLGSATPSLESLQNAMSHKFHYHQLNKRAGNSVQASMSLVDVNHEHLTAGVSETVKQAIADTLKRREQVLVFLNRRGYAPAINCQECHWVADCQRCNKPFTLHQKDQLLVCHHCGNQKRIVHQCQQCGSTRLAPVGQGTEQLEQHLADWFPEHSVVRIDRDSTRRKGELTKLLQAIHNKEHDILVGTQMLAKGHHFPDVTLVVILNVDGALFSFDFRAAEHMAQLLVQVAGRAGRASKPGKVLIQSQYPQHPLLQDLVNNGYRHFAQQTLAERNFARLPPFGYQVLIRAEAKYPSYPSKFLMAVSQLSLDHCQLVGPIPATMEKKAGYYRYHLIVQSEQRKTLHQAMLQVIPFLESHELTNKVRWSVDVDPLDFSW; encoded by the coding sequence TTGTCTGAAAAGCACGTAAAAGATAACGCTGAGCAGAGCCCCGAAAGCCATGTCGAAAGCTACGCCGAAAGTCATGCCGACAATAACGCTAAGCTGCCACTAACGAATCCGTTAGCCAAGCCAGCGGCTGCAACTTGTTATATCGACATTGCTTTGCCGGTGCCTACTAGGCAACTTTATACCTATGCATTGCCGTCAGCACTCAATTTGCCAGCAATTCAAATCGGTGAGCGAGTTGTCGTCCCGTTTGCTGGCCGCCAATTAGTGGGAATTGTGCTGGCAACGAATACCAGTACAGCGCTGAGCGCAGACAAGATCAAAACCGTTATTAGCCGCGTATCTGAACAATATCCGCTACCGCCAAACTTAGTGACTTTTCTAACCACACTAAGCCAATACTATCACCACGCTATCGGTGATATTTTCCAGCAAGCATTGCCAGTATTATTACGACAGATTGAAGCGCCCGATCTAAGCTACCAAACCCGTTGGTTTGTCACTGAATCAAGTGAAGAGGAAGCGCTCAGTGCCATTGGTGCAAAAGCGAAAAAGCAACTAGAGCTTTATCAGGTTATTCGCCATAACCAAACGGGTACCAGCTGGCCAGAATTAAGAACCCTAGGTTTTGTTAAACAGCAATTAACCGCGCTGCAAAACAAAGCCTTAATCGAAGAAAAAGAGATAGTGCCAGCGCCGTTTCACTGGCATGAAAGTGACTTAAATCAAGATAACCGCCTTAAGCTCTCGCCAGAGCAGGCGATTGTCGTTTCCGCCCTCAACCAAAGTCATCAAGCCTTTAGCTGCCATTTGCTCGATGGCATTACCGGCAGTGGTAAAACAGAAGTGTACTTGCAGGCGATGGAGAAAACCTTAGCCAGCAATCAGCAAGTGCTGGTGATCGTGCCGGAAATTGGCCTAACCCCGCAAACCTTGTCACGTTTTGAGCATAGATTTAACGTGCCAATTTATTTGCACCACTCAGCACTCAATGACAAAGAGCGCTTAGATACCTGGCGAGCTGCTTACCGTGGTCATGCAGCCATCGTTATCGGTACGCGCTCAGCCATTTTCACCCCAGCTAATAAACTTGGGTTGATCATCGTTGATGAAGAGCACGACGCCTCGCTAAAACAGCAAGACAGCTTTCGCTACAACGGCCGAGATGCCGCGACTTTACGGGCACGTCAGCTCAATATTCCGATATTACTGGGCAGTGCCACGCCGAGTTTGGAAAGCTTGCAAAATGCCATGTCGCATAAGTTTCATTACCACCAGCTGAATAAACGCGCCGGTAACAGTGTGCAAGCCAGTATGAGCTTAGTGGATGTTAACCATGAGCACTTAACCGCCGGGGTGAGCGAAACAGTTAAACAAGCCATTGCTGATACGCTAAAGCGCAGGGAGCAAGTGCTGGTATTTTTAAATCGCCGTGGTTATGCGCCAGCGATTAATTGCCAAGAATGCCATTGGGTCGCTGATTGCCAGCGCTGCAATAAACCATTCACCCTGCATCAAAAAGATCAGCTACTCGTCTGTCATCACTGCGGTAATCAAAAGCGTATTGTTCATCAATGCCAGCAATGTGGTAGCACTCGTTTAGCCCCCGTTGGTCAAGGCACCGAGCAACTTGAGCAACACTTAGCCGACTGGTTTCCCGAGCATAGCGTGGTGCGCATTGACCGCGACTCAACAAGGCGCAAAGGCGAACTAACCAAATTGCTGCAAGCAATTCACAATAAAGAGCACGATATTTTGGTGGGTACACAAATGCTCGCCAAAGGTCACCATTTCCCAGATGTGACCTTAGTGGTGATCTTAAATGTTGATGGCGCCCTGTTTAGCTTTGATTTTCGCGCCGCTGAGCATATGGCGCAGCTGTTGGTGCAAGTAGCAGGCCGCGCAGGCCGTGCCAGTAAGCCGGGTAAAGTACTCATACAAAGTCAATATCCTCAGCACCCGCTGCTACAAGATTTAGTTAACAATGGCTATCGCCATTTTGCCCAGCAAACCTTGGCTGAGCGTAACTTTGCCCGCTTGCCACCGTTTGGCTATCAAGTACTGATCCGCGCAGAAGCGAAATACCCGTCTTATCCGTCGAAATTTTTAATGGCGGTCAGCCAACTAAGCCTTGACCATTGCCAATTAGTTGGCCCGATTCCCGCGACCATGGAGAAAAAAGCCGGTTACTATCGCTACCATTTAATTGTGCAAAGTGAGCAGCGTAAAACACTGCATCAAGCGATGCTGCAAGTGATTCCATTTTTGGAAAGTCATGAATTAACCAATAAAGTGCGCTGGTCAGTAGATGTAGATCCCCTAGATTTTAGTTGGTAA
- a CDS encoding SPOR domain-containing protein — protein sequence MPLKVKLITLFTVLAIAGAGYFLWFLKDVKPIATPTPQAPAVKATKKLPEPPAEKWQYIDKLKQGTQIEGGHYEVEEKGPYKMQCGSFRKRSQAEAMKAQIAFSGLVAKVSESTGKNGIWYKVALGPYPRKRMAEADKHKLKRNNITTCQIWLWN from the coding sequence ATGCCATTAAAAGTGAAGCTGATCACCTTATTCACTGTCTTAGCGATTGCTGGTGCCGGTTATTTTTTGTGGTTTTTAAAAGACGTTAAACCAATCGCCACCCCAACGCCACAAGCACCTGCGGTTAAAGCCACCAAAAAGCTACCTGAGCCGCCAGCTGAAAAATGGCAGTATATCGACAAGCTTAAGCAAGGCACGCAAATCGAAGGCGGCCACTATGAAGTGGAAGAAAAAGGCCCGTATAAAATGCAGTGTGGCTCGTTTAGAAAGCGCAGCCAAGCAGAAGCAATGAAAGCACAAATTGCCTTTAGCGGCTTAGTGGCGAAAGTGTCAGAAAGCACAGGTAAAAATGGTATTTGGTACAAGGTTGCCCTTGGCCCTTACCCACGCAAGCGTATGGCAGAAGCCGACAAGCACAAGCTTAAGCGCAATAATATTACCACCTGCCAAATTTGGCTGTGGAATTAG